Proteins from one Microcoleus sp. bin38.metabat.b11b12b14.051 genomic window:
- a CDS encoding CHAT domain-containing protein, which produces MFLLLFVALQDETGQYLIEKHTILTAPAIQLLQLTRQSRQKNRQLSLSNNLVVGNPIMPKIGNPPQQLPPLPGSEQEAITIAKLLNTQAITGSQATKASIAQLMVKARMIHLATHGLLNEVKTRGLPGAIALDPSGNDDGLLTYSEILDLKLNAELVVLSACNTGRGTLTGDGVLGLSRALISAGVSSIIVSLWLVPDVATAELMVEFYRQLQQNPNKGQALRQAMLMTMKMHPEPPVLGGVYADWGSRIRQ; this is translated from the coding sequence CTGTTTTTACTTCTCTTTGTCGCGTTACAAGATGAAACAGGTCAATATCTGATTGAAAAACATACCATCCTCACCGCTCCGGCAATTCAACTTTTGCAGTTAACCCGCCAATCACGGCAAAAAAACCGACAACTTTCTCTCTCAAATAACCTGGTTGTCGGCAATCCCATTATGCCCAAAATTGGCAACCCGCCGCAGCAATTACCTCCCTTACCAGGCAGCGAACAGGAAGCAATTACCATTGCCAAACTTCTGAATACTCAAGCAATTACAGGTTCTCAAGCGACTAAAGCATCGATCGCGCAACTGATGGTAAAAGCGCGGATGATTCATCTGGCAACTCACGGATTACTCAATGAAGTGAAGACACGAGGTTTACCGGGAGCGATCGCCCTTGATCCCTCTGGAAATGATGACGGATTGCTGACTTATAGCGAAATATTGGATTTAAAATTAAATGCTGAATTAGTGGTACTAAGTGCTTGCAATACTGGCAGAGGAACACTCACAGGCGATGGTGTGCTTGGGTTATCTCGTGCTTTAATTAGTGCTGGTGTTTCCAGTATTATCGTTTCTCTGTGGTTAGTACCCGATGTGGCGACAGCGGAATTAATGGTAGAATTTTATCGCCAGTTACAGCAAAACCCGAATAAAGGTCAAGCTTTGCGACAAGCGATGCTGATGACAATGAAGATGCACCCTGAGCCGCCTGTCTTGGGCGGCGTTTACGCTGATTGGGGAAGTAGAATAAGACAATAA
- a CDS encoding FtsW/RodA/SpoVE family cell cycle protein produces MTNDLRRFIPFFDPSASQWAAEARWLRWLTFLWLFVGLTALFSASYPIANSELGDGLYYFKRQLIAVAIGLAGFNLMVYSPLRYLMKTAQLGILVLLGVLWLTLIPGVGTTVNGATRWISLGPVPIIQPSELIKPFFVLQSARIFGNWPRLTNKVRFTWLLIFGAMLLGILLQPNLSTTALCGMTLWLVALAAGLPYLQLGATAVGGMLLAVLSISFKEYQRRRIMSFLNPWADAMQDGYQLVQSLLAVGSGGIWGVGFGMSQQKLFYLPIQYSDFIFAVFAEEFGLVGGFSLLLMLAAYATVALRVAMRARNAESQLVAIGVMVVMVGQSLLNIGVATGVLPTTGLPLPFFSYGGSSMVASFLLSGLLIRVARESSEAEVVSLDGRRGQPGKPKLRSTNGNTQTE; encoded by the coding sequence ATGACTAATGACCTTCGACGCTTCATTCCATTTTTTGACCCCAGCGCGTCGCAATGGGCTGCGGAGGCCCGATGGCTGCGGTGGCTGACTTTTTTGTGGCTGTTTGTAGGGCTGACGGCTTTGTTCTCGGCTTCCTATCCCATTGCCAATTCCGAATTGGGAGACGGCCTTTACTATTTTAAACGGCAACTAATCGCAGTGGCGATCGGGCTGGCGGGCTTTAACTTAATGGTTTACTCTCCCCTGCGTTACCTGATGAAAACAGCTCAGTTGGGAATTCTGGTGCTGCTGGGAGTGCTCTGGTTGACGTTAATTCCGGGAGTGGGAACCACAGTCAACGGCGCAACTCGCTGGATATCTCTGGGCCCGGTGCCGATTATTCAACCTTCAGAGTTGATTAAACCGTTTTTCGTTCTGCAAAGCGCCCGCATTTTCGGCAATTGGCCTCGATTGACGAATAAAGTTCGGTTTACTTGGCTGTTAATTTTCGGTGCGATGCTGTTGGGCATTTTGTTGCAGCCGAACTTGAGTACGACGGCTTTGTGCGGGATGACTTTGTGGCTGGTGGCTTTGGCGGCGGGCTTGCCTTACTTGCAGTTGGGTGCAACGGCTGTAGGGGGAATGCTGTTGGCGGTTTTAAGTATTAGTTTTAAGGAATATCAGCGCCGCCGGATTATGTCTTTTCTCAATCCTTGGGCTGATGCGATGCAGGATGGTTATCAGTTGGTTCAAAGTCTTCTGGCTGTGGGTTCTGGCGGGATTTGGGGCGTTGGTTTCGGGATGTCGCAGCAAAAGTTATTTTATTTGCCGATTCAGTACAGCGATTTTATTTTTGCTGTGTTTGCTGAGGAGTTTGGTTTGGTGGGAGGTTTCTCGCTGTTACTGATGTTGGCGGCTTACGCTACGGTGGCTTTGAGGGTGGCGATGCGGGCGCGGAATGCTGAGTCTCAGTTGGTGGCGATTGGGGTGATGGTGGTGATGGTGGGACAGTCGCTGCTGAATATTGGGGTGGCGACGGGGGTTTTGCCGACTACGGGTTTGCCGCTGCCGTTTTTTAGTTACGGCGGCTCTTCGATGGTGGCGAGTTTTTTGTTGTCGGGGTTGCTGATTCGGGTGGCTAGGGAGAGCTCTGAGGCTGAGGTGGTTTCTCTGGATGGCCGCCGGGGACAGCCGGGAAAGCCGAAGTTGCGATCGACCAACGGCAACACACAAACCGAGTAG
- a CDS encoding phycobilisome linker polypeptide, producing the protein MRMFKVTACVPSQTRIRTQRELQNTYFTKLVPYDNWFREQQRIMKMGGRIIKVQLATGKPGANTGLL; encoded by the coding sequence ATGAGAATGTTTAAAGTGACTGCTTGCGTCCCCAGCCAAACTCGCATCCGCACTCAGCGCGAATTGCAAAATACCTATTTTACTAAGCTGGTTCCCTATGACAACTGGTTCCGGGAACAGCAAAGAATTATGAAAATGGGCGGCAGAATTATTAAAGTGCAACTGGCTACCGGTAAGCCCGGAGCTAATACTGGCTTACTTTAA
- the apcB gene encoding allophycocyanin subunit beta: MQDAITAVINSSDVQGKYLDISALDKLKNYFASGELRVRAATAISANAATIVKEAVAKSLLYSDVTRPGGNMYTTRRYAACIRDLDYYLRYATYAMLAGDPSILDERVLNGLKETYNSLGVPIGSTVQAIQAMKEVTAGLVGSDAGKEMGVYFDYICSGLS; encoded by the coding sequence ATGCAAGACGCAATTACCGCCGTAATCAATTCCTCTGACGTTCAAGGTAAGTACCTCGACATCAGCGCATTAGACAAGCTCAAGAACTACTTCGCTTCTGGTGAACTGCGCGTCCGCGCCGCTACCGCCATCAGCGCCAATGCAGCCACAATCGTCAAAGAAGCAGTTGCTAAGTCTCTGTTGTACTCAGACGTAACTCGTCCCGGCGGCAATATGTACACCACTCGTCGTTATGCAGCTTGCATCCGCGACTTGGACTACTACCTTCGCTACGCCACCTACGCCATGCTAGCTGGCGATCCTTCCATCCTCGACGAGCGCGTGCTCAACGGTTTGAAAGAAACCTACAACTCCTTGGGCGTGCCCATCGGTTCTACCGTACAAGCAATCCAAGCAATGAAAGAAGTCACCGCCGGTTTGGTCGGTTCTGACGCTGGTAAAGAAATGGGCGTCTATTTCGACTACATCTGCTCTGGCTTGAGCTAA
- the apcA gene encoding allophycocyanin subunit alpha has protein sequence MSIVTKSIVNADAEARYLSPGELDRIKSFVTSGERRVRIAQILSESRERIVKTAGDQLFQKRPDVVSPGGNAYGEEMTATCLRDLDYYLRLITYGIVAGDITPIEEIGIVGVREMYNSLGTPIAAVAEGVRAMKNAASSLLSGEDASEASSYFDYVIGAMQ, from the coding sequence ATGAGTATCGTCACCAAATCAATCGTCAACGCAGACGCTGAAGCTCGTTACCTGAGCCCAGGCGAATTAGATCGGATCAAGAGCTTCGTCACCTCTGGTGAACGTCGCGTCCGCATCGCCCAAATTTTGAGCGAATCCCGCGAACGCATCGTCAAGACAGCAGGCGACCAACTTTTCCAAAAGCGCCCTGATGTTGTTTCTCCCGGCGGCAACGCTTACGGCGAAGAAATGACCGCAACTTGCTTGCGCGACTTGGACTACTACCTGCGTTTGATCACCTACGGAATCGTAGCTGGCGACATTACTCCGATCGAAGAAATCGGTATTGTTGGCGTCCGCGAAATGTACAACTCTCTCGGAACCCCGATTGCAGCAGTTGCCGAAGGCGTCCGCGCTATGAAGAATGCAGCTTCTTCGTTGCTGTCTGGAGAAGATGCTTCCGAAGCTTCCTCCTACTTCGACTACGTTATCGGTGCGATGCAGTAA
- a CDS encoding FAD-dependent oxidoreductase: protein MLNTVFNVPSEQKQKIAIIGAGAMGVSIACFLAKLGIANITLFEAESRPFNSKSASINNTGILHHFVYGGHAKTLDLLLKQGILFRKLMPPYVFGDDRVNYLVPNQQENTAIYKQGVTFKEVADQLVKFYRQHLIKHPEDCFLGQPEDLVRIMNEQDLKHLLGEKVGVDRESWLKTEKGVFAGAVQIKQSVLNIGEFACHMIKLLELLSKQELLNVSYSQKVTNVAINDRGFELTINSNKILDFDTVINVGYAKSLEIPIPSKQSKHQTEGNLVKFKIYGLYKISSALKLQIPNIINNFSSTIMIRGQYGGVIKVGTDILAIFSGLYYNHDQLYFPVDESQQYLPQKWFQQIEKILGKTEEEVMTAIKQDISQWIPWVNELENLKLKKAVQVYPGRKQTNDLEAAQRDDNPIRYMYQHDNGGKYIHQPGFKLTSIPYQACQLVLEILSIYILKGILTKEQVEQNIKIDRNSDIILSPEMEYALGKGLPQVDDCEREKIIQTWNIY, encoded by the coding sequence ATGCTAAATACTGTTTTTAATGTCCCGTCCGAACAAAAACAAAAAATAGCAATTATTGGAGCTGGTGCAATGGGAGTATCAATAGCCTGTTTTCTAGCCAAATTAGGAATTGCTAATATTACTCTATTTGAAGCTGAATCAAGACCTTTTAACAGTAAAAGTGCTTCAATTAATAATACAGGAATTTTACATCATTTTGTTTATGGTGGACACGCAAAAACTTTAGATTTGCTGTTAAAACAAGGGATTTTGTTTAGAAAACTCATGCCACCTTATGTTTTTGGAGATGATCGTGTTAATTATTTAGTTCCTAATCAACAAGAAAATACCGCCATCTACAAACAGGGAGTGACATTTAAAGAGGTTGCCGATCAATTAGTCAAGTTTTATAGGCAACATTTAATTAAACATCCTGAAGATTGTTTTTTGGGGCAACCAGAAGACCTGGTAAGAATCATGAATGAACAGGATTTAAAACATTTATTAGGTGAAAAGGTTGGTGTCGATCGAGAAAGTTGGTTGAAAACTGAAAAGGGAGTTTTTGCTGGAGCAGTTCAAATTAAACAATCTGTATTAAATATTGGTGAATTTGCTTGCCACATGATTAAACTCCTTGAGCTTTTGTCTAAGCAGGAATTATTGAATGTTAGTTATTCCCAAAAAGTTACTAATGTCGCCATTAACGATCGAGGATTTGAACTGACAATAAATTCTAATAAGATTCTTGACTTTGATACAGTAATTAATGTTGGTTATGCAAAAAGTTTAGAAATTCCTATTCCTTCAAAGCAAAGCAAACACCAGACAGAAGGTAATTTAGTGAAATTTAAAATTTATGGATTGTATAAGATTTCTTCCGCTCTGAAATTGCAAATACCTAACATTATCAACAATTTTTCAAGCACTATCATGATTCGGGGTCAATATGGAGGAGTTATTAAAGTTGGAACCGATATTCTAGCTATTTTTTCGGGATTGTACTACAACCATGATCAGTTATATTTTCCAGTAGATGAATCTCAACAATATCTCCCTCAAAAATGGTTTCAGCAAATAGAAAAAATCCTAGGGAAGACAGAAGAAGAGGTAATGACAGCTATAAAGCAAGACATATCTCAATGGATTCCCTGGGTTAATGAACTGGAAAACCTTAAGCTGAAAAAAGCTGTACAAGTTTACCCCGGTCGAAAGCAGACCAATGATTTAGAGGCTGCTCAGCGAGATGACAATCCGATTCGTTATATGTATCAGCACGATAATGGAGGTAAATATATTCATCAGCCAGGGTTTAAATTGACTTCTATTCCTTATCAAGCTTGTCAGCTTGTTCTTGAAATCTTATCAATCTATATACTCAAGGGCATTTTAACAAAAGAGCAAGTAGAGCAAAATATAAAGATCGATCGTAATTCAGATATCATACTCTCACCGGAAATGGAATATGCACTTGGTAAAGGTTTACCACAAGTAGATGATTGTGAAAGAGAAAAAATAATTCAAACATGGAATATTTATTAA
- the glpK gene encoding glycerol kinase GlpK, translating into MGKYVAAIDQGTTSTRFIIFDRLGQIICSNQQEHQQIYPQPGWVEHNPEEIWQRTQSVIKNTLEIGNIDTKDIAALGITNQRETTIVWDKSTGKSYGNAIVWQDTRTHQICNSLAEVGGKDRFRDRSGLPLATYFSGPKIKWMLDNIAGLRESAIRGDAIFGNVDAFLIWHLTGGAHVTDVTNASRTMLMDLQTLDWDAETLEIMGIPRQMLPEICPSSHVFGTAQGLLDGVPIAAALGDQQAALVGQTCFSVGEAKNTYGTGCFMLLNTGEAIVPSKQGLLTTVAYKMGESPAVYALEGSIAIAGALVQWLRDNLGIIKTSAEVETLANTVADSGGVYIVPAFSGLYAPYWQDSARGVIAGLTRYATKAHIARAVLEATAWQTREVLDAMNQDSAVQLLSLKVDGGMVENHTLMQFQSDVLGVPVVRPVVAETTALGAAYAAGLAVSFWSKLAELRDNWAVDCTWEPQMSIALREQKYRFWKKAVSRTFDWEE; encoded by the coding sequence ATGGGAAAATACGTAGCTGCGATCGATCAAGGAACCACAAGCACTCGATTTATCATATTCGATCGCCTGGGACAGATAATTTGCAGCAACCAACAAGAACACCAGCAGATTTATCCGCAGCCTGGATGGGTTGAACACAATCCCGAGGAAATTTGGCAGCGCACCCAAAGCGTAATTAAAAATACCCTGGAAATCGGCAATATCGATACTAAAGATATTGCAGCCCTCGGTATTACCAACCAGCGGGAAACTACAATTGTTTGGGACAAAAGCACAGGCAAATCCTACGGAAATGCGATTGTTTGGCAAGATACTCGCACTCACCAAATTTGTAATAGCTTAGCAGAAGTTGGCGGCAAAGACCGATTTCGCGATCGCTCCGGTTTGCCACTAGCAACTTATTTCAGCGGCCCAAAAATTAAATGGATGCTGGACAATATTGCAGGATTGCGGGAATCGGCAATTCGAGGTGATGCGATTTTTGGCAATGTCGATGCTTTTCTAATTTGGCATCTCACCGGCGGCGCGCACGTTACCGACGTTACCAACGCCAGCCGCACAATGCTGATGGATTTGCAAACCCTCGATTGGGATGCCGAAACTTTGGAAATCATGGGAATTCCCCGCCAGATGTTGCCGGAAATTTGTCCTTCGAGTCACGTTTTTGGGACTGCACAAGGATTGTTAGATGGTGTTCCAATTGCTGCTGCTTTGGGAGATCAGCAGGCCGCTTTGGTCGGGCAAACTTGTTTCAGTGTCGGCGAGGCGAAAAATACTTACGGTACGGGCTGTTTTATGCTGCTGAATACCGGTGAGGCGATCGTCCCTTCAAAGCAAGGATTACTGACAACAGTCGCCTACAAGATGGGAGAATCGCCCGCTGTGTATGCTCTAGAAGGCAGTATTGCGATCGCCGGAGCATTAGTACAGTGGCTGCGAGACAACTTGGGTATCATCAAGACATCTGCGGAAGTAGAAACATTAGCAAATACCGTCGCAGATAGCGGCGGAGTTTACATTGTCCCCGCCTTTTCTGGACTCTACGCGCCCTATTGGCAAGATAGCGCCAGGGGAGTAATTGCAGGTTTAACTCGCTACGCGACTAAGGCACACATTGCGCGCGCAGTATTGGAAGCGACAGCATGGCAAACGCGCGAAGTATTGGATGCGATGAATCAGGATTCTGCGGTGCAGCTTTTATCCTTAAAAGTAGACGGTGGGATGGTGGAAAATCACACGCTGATGCAGTTTCAGAGCGATGTTTTGGGAGTGCCTGTGGTGCGGCCCGTGGTAGCGGAAACTACCGCCTTGGGTGCTGCTTATGCGGCTGGTTTGGCCGTGAGTTTTTGGAGCAAACTAGCCGAATTGCGGGATAATTGGGCTGTCGATTGTACTTGGGAACCGCAAATGTCGATCGCACTTCGCGAGCAAAAATACCGCTTTTGGAAAAAAGCAGTTTCCCGCACCTTCGACTGGGAAGAATGA
- a CDS encoding c-type cytochrome, which yields MILLTKFKKLLATTLLILTLAFAEIATNSQSAIADPATTPATATAAEVFSINCAGCHINGSNIIRRGKNLKQKALKKYGMDSITNISNLVTNGKNIMPAYKARLSEQQIIDVSGYVLSQAETDWK from the coding sequence ATGATTTTGCTAACTAAATTCAAAAAACTTCTTGCCACCACCCTATTAATACTGACACTAGCCTTTGCAGAAATCGCAACTAACTCCCAAAGTGCGATCGCAGATCCAGCAACAACACCTGCCACCGCCACCGCCGCCGAAGTCTTCAGCATCAACTGTGCAGGCTGTCACATCAACGGTAGCAACATCATCAGACGAGGCAAAAACTTGAAACAAAAAGCCTTAAAAAAATACGGCATGGATTCCATCACCAATATTTCCAACTTAGTAACCAACGGTAAAAATATCATGCCCGCTTACAAAGCTCGTTTGTCCGAACAACAAATTATCGATGTCTCCGGCTACGTGCTATCCCAAGCCGAAACCGACTGGAAATAG
- a CDS encoding DUF3122 domain-containing protein yields MKNHTCWRKTLTIISLCFYLILAISPPAFASIHKYPETADRVMFRSVQSLRDTNDKAWQVVLYKRVQSGLVNSFNLRLVGFPGTELQHSVPLTVAAGSREIGKANDIWSESELPINVGEYNFKSIITQLESNQPLRLSLPVKGEKEVGLLVPPFSIREWRLLLDTE; encoded by the coding sequence ATGAAAAACCATACTTGTTGGCGCAAAACTTTAACTATCATTAGCCTGTGCTTCTATCTAATCCTAGCTATCAGCCCGCCCGCTTTCGCCTCAATTCACAAATATCCAGAAACAGCAGACAGAGTAATGTTCCGCTCGGTACAAAGCCTCCGCGACACGAACGATAAAGCGTGGCAAGTTGTTTTGTATAAGCGAGTACAGTCAGGATTAGTCAACTCATTTAATCTGAGATTAGTAGGATTTCCCGGAACCGAATTGCAGCACTCTGTCCCCCTGACTGTTGCTGCCGGAAGTCGCGAAATTGGCAAAGCCAATGATATTTGGAGCGAGTCAGAGTTGCCGATTAATGTCGGAGAATACAATTTTAAATCAATAATTACACAATTGGAAAGCAATCAACCTTTGCGGTTGAGTTTACCTGTGAAAGGTGAAAAAGAAGTTGGGTTGCTGGTTCCTCCTTTTTCTATCAGAGAATGGCGGCTGTTGTTAGATACGGAGTAA
- a CDS encoding pentapeptide repeat-containing protein gives MANRIWKLLTTDIKELYSTEAAEGIGEAGKAAAELAKMFKEQGLDNSNLLLEVLNSPLAQVVGTGLPFVGIAAKLLAVYIEKTQQQPTLAECIFLASQAAYLESFNNLLNENNILLNRIGQTPASEQIKQLIKKIEDFELSDSEAKKTVLCFRDSLLAKEFNQVLLERLQEAGLETDEAKILTERVAANTHRYFIEVWAVSGDAIKHLGQPSFREWQQAQEKYQSIDDYLEEQIASKPKEKVFAEDFTFQDIYVPLKAKPIDKNGKVDRDAEAFDLETWAENLLADENKQDKVMFVEAGPGRGKSVFCRMFADRVRQHLHPVWTPVLIRLRDIPTLQKSFRETLKEAVNAGFASDDDWLTDRNTRYLFLLDGFDELLMEGRSCGGLEQFLKQVGQFQRDCQKNLEMRHRVLITGRTLALQGIERQMPDNLERVEIQVMDDELQQQWLRNWAAQFGAEKTSVLKQFLQHKRCPEQVKSDLAREPLLLYLLAAMHRDEKLKVEDFQGTNSTQAKILIYNQAVNWVLTEQRSKLLNRDLTELETEDLRRILTEAGLCVVQSGGECAPFAMIEERLKADESVKSLLEDAQKRIGDNPLRNALAVFYLQQGSKEGSVEFVHKSFGEFLCAERLKESLEEWTEPGKKGRGFNTKDDDMAWEIYDLLGYGGLTVEIVEYLMGLLTTPASAGESSKFRPVQLFQRLEDFYLRWCEGEFIDMLPESLPQKKLRLLRGQLKTQELGQRQIDIYAGLNVMILLLELHRYGQERDELKDKMVFYPCGKPNAEGKLDDATRLLRIIGYSSCVGTFGFVQTVGIFLNDANLFGANLIGADFFEVDLSGANLSNANLNHATLRYAQLRRTNLSDACCNADLSGADLSSANLSGANLSGANLNGAYLSDAYLSDAYLSGADLSSADLSGAYLSHADLSSADLRGADLRGAYLSSADLSGANLSGSFADVKWNENTNWENVRGLAEAVNVPEALRRHLGIQ, from the coding sequence ATGGCAAATCGCATATGGAAATTATTAACGACTGATATCAAAGAACTATATTCTACCGAAGCAGCCGAGGGAATCGGAGAAGCTGGGAAAGCAGCCGCAGAATTAGCAAAAATGTTCAAAGAACAAGGGCTAGACAATAGCAACTTGTTGCTAGAGGTTTTGAACTCTCCCTTAGCTCAAGTTGTGGGAACTGGATTGCCATTTGTCGGGATTGCGGCGAAACTACTGGCGGTTTATATCGAAAAAACTCAACAGCAGCCGACTTTAGCTGAGTGCATTTTCCTCGCCAGTCAGGCGGCTTATCTGGAAAGTTTTAATAATCTTCTTAACGAAAACAATATTCTGTTAAATCGCATCGGGCAAACTCCGGCTTCCGAGCAAATTAAGCAATTAATTAAAAAAATAGAGGATTTTGAACTTAGCGATAGTGAAGCTAAAAAAACTGTGCTTTGCTTCCGCGATTCGCTGTTGGCGAAGGAATTTAACCAAGTGCTATTAGAACGGCTGCAAGAAGCCGGACTAGAAACCGATGAAGCTAAAATTCTGACAGAAAGAGTAGCTGCTAATACTCACCGCTATTTCATCGAAGTCTGGGCAGTTTCCGGCGATGCAATCAAACATCTCGGACAGCCTTCTTTTCGCGAGTGGCAGCAAGCACAGGAAAAATATCAAAGCATTGATGACTACTTGGAAGAACAAATCGCCTCAAAACCGAAAGAAAAAGTATTTGCAGAAGATTTTACGTTTCAAGATATCTACGTACCGCTGAAGGCAAAACCAATTGATAAAAATGGCAAAGTCGATCGAGATGCCGAAGCATTTGATTTAGAAACTTGGGCAGAAAACTTACTGGCAGATGAAAATAAACAAGATAAAGTAATGTTTGTCGAAGCTGGGCCAGGACGTGGCAAAAGCGTTTTTTGTCGGATGTTTGCTGACAGGGTACGACAACATTTGCATCCTGTTTGGACGCCCGTGTTAATCCGATTGCGAGATATACCCACATTGCAGAAGAGTTTTCGAGAAACGCTCAAAGAGGCAGTTAATGCGGGTTTTGCTAGCGATGACGACTGGTTGACGGATCGAAATACGCGATATTTGTTTTTATTGGATGGCTTTGACGAGTTGTTGATGGAGGGGAGAAGCTGTGGCGGTTTAGAGCAATTCCTCAAACAAGTAGGGCAATTTCAGCGGGATTGTCAGAAAAATTTGGAAATGAGACACCGAGTTTTGATTACTGGCAGAACTTTAGCTTTGCAAGGAATTGAAAGGCAAATGCCGGACAATCTGGAGCGAGTCGAAATTCAGGTGATGGATGACGAACTACAGCAGCAGTGGCTAAGGAATTGGGCTGCCCAATTTGGTGCTGAAAAAACCTCAGTTTTGAAGCAGTTTTTGCAACACAAACGCTGTCCAGAACAGGTGAAATCAGACTTAGCGCGAGAACCGCTATTGCTTTATCTGTTAGCAGCGATGCACCGGGATGAAAAGTTAAAAGTTGAGGATTTTCAAGGAACTAACAGCACTCAAGCAAAAATATTGATTTATAACCAAGCTGTGAATTGGGTACTAACAGAACAGCGGTCTAAATTGCTCAATCGTGATTTGACAGAATTGGAAACAGAGGATTTGCGACGCATCCTGACAGAAGCAGGGTTGTGCGTGGTGCAGTCGGGGGGAGAATGTGCTCCCTTCGCGATGATTGAGGAACGATTGAAAGCAGATGAATCGGTTAAATCCTTACTTGAAGACGCACAAAAACGGATTGGCGATAATCCCCTGAGAAATGCTTTGGCGGTTTTTTATCTTCAGCAAGGTAGCAAAGAAGGTTCTGTGGAGTTTGTACACAAGAGTTTTGGTGAATTTTTGTGTGCGGAACGATTGAAAGAAAGTTTGGAAGAGTGGACGGAACCCGGAAAGAAAGGAAGAGGATTTAATACTAAAGACGATGATATGGCATGGGAGATTTATGATTTGTTGGGTTATGGAGGGCTGACGGTAGAAATTGTGGAATATTTGATGGGGTTGTTGACAACTCCGGCTAGTGCAGGAGAATCAAGTAAGTTTCGGCCTGTGCAGTTATTCCAGCGTCTGGAAGATTTTTATCTGCGGTGGTGCGAAGGGGAATTTATTGATATGCTGCCGGAAAGTTTGCCTCAAAAGAAGCTGCGGCTGCTGCGAGGACAATTGAAAACTCAAGAACTGGGGCAGCGACAAATAGATATTTACGCTGGTTTGAATGTGATGATTTTGCTGTTGGAGTTGCACCGTTACGGTCAGGAGAGAGATGAATTGAAAGACAAAATGGTGTTTTATCCTTGTGGGAAACCTAATGCTGAAGGTAAGCTTGACGATGCAACTCGCTTGTTGCGTATCATCGGCTATAGCAGTTGTGTTGGGACTTTTGGCTTTGTCCAAACAGTTGGGATATTTCTCAACGACGCAAACCTTTTCGGCGCAAATCTCATCGGCGCAGATTTCTTTGAGGTAGACCTCAGTGGTGCAAACCTCAGCAATGCAAACCTCAACCACGCAACCCTCAGATACGCACAACTTAGGCGCACAAACCTCAGCGATGCATGCTGCAATGCAGACCTCAGCGGTGCAGACCTCAGCAGCGCAAACCTCAGTGGTGCAAACCTCAGCGGTGCAAACCTCAACGGTGCATACCTCAGCGACGCATACCTCAGCGACGCATACCTCAGCGGTGCAGACCTCAGTAGTGCAGACCTAAGCGGCGCATACCTCAGCCACGCAGACCTCAGCAGCGCAGACCTCAGAGGCGCAGACCTCAGAGGCGCATATCTCAGCAGCGCAGACCTCAGCGGCGCAAACCTCAGCGGAAGTTTTGCCGATGTCAAATGGAACGAAAATACAAATTGGGAAAATGTTCGAGGTTTAGCCGAAGCCGTTAACGTCCCAGAAGCGTTAAGGCGACACTTAGGAATACAGTAG
- the rplU gene encoding 50S ribosomal protein L21 → MTYAIIETGGKQFRVEPGRFYDIELLHVEAESKVTIDKVFLIQHEDDVHIGQPLVENATVEGTVLRHFRGRKVLVYKMKPKKKTRKKKGHRQETTRFMIDSITVNGVVLAARDLTQPVVETPQSGESESE, encoded by the coding sequence ATGACTTACGCAATCATTGAAACTGGCGGCAAACAATTTCGGGTAGAACCAGGCCGCTTCTACGATATCGAACTGCTTCACGTGGAAGCTGAATCAAAAGTCACGATCGACAAAGTATTTCTGATCCAGCACGAAGATGATGTTCACATCGGTCAGCCTCTCGTAGAAAATGCCACTGTAGAAGGTACTGTACTCCGGCATTTCCGGGGCCGCAAAGTCCTTGTCTACAAGATGAAGCCGAAAAAGAAAACTCGGAAGAAAAAAGGCCACCGTCAAGAAACAACTCGGTTTATGATTGACTCTATTACAGTCAATGGTGTTGTTTTGGCAGCGAGAGATTTGACTCAACCAGTTGTTGAAACTCCCCAATCCGGCGAATCTGAGTCAGAATAA